The genomic region TCGCCGGGGTTGCGACGCACGACGACGTCGAAGAACGGCTCGATCTTCTCGTCCAGCATGTGCACGGTCAGCCCTGTTCATCACGGGGGCGATGCGGCCCCTCGCGGCGTTCGACCGCCGCGAAACTCCTCCCACGCTACCTCGGGCACCATCCGACCCGCGGAGAGGCGCCTGGTCCAGCACGGCGGCGCAGACCCCCATCGCATCAGTCGTCGAAGGCGAAGTGCCCGTCGCCCGCGAGGTCGAGGTCGTCCACCTCGTGGACGCGCAGAACGCTGGCATGGGCGAGCACGCGGGCGACCCGCTCACGTTGGCGCAGCGAGGCGATCCGTACGCCGATGCCGACCCCGCCCGGAGCCAGGGGCGAGAAGGTGCGCTCCCACGAGGTCGCCATCGTGGGGGTCGCCAGCAACCCGGTGAGCACGCCGATGCTGGCGCCGAAACCCGCGCCTCCGGCGGCCCCGGCCGAGACGGCGAACAACGTCGGCTCGGTCGTCAGCGCGAGCAGGACGGCACCGAAGAGCGCACCCGGCGCGGCGCCGTACAGCAAGCCGCGTGCCGCGCGGCCGCCGAGCGCGAGCGAGCTCCCACGGTCGGTCTGGCGGTCGCCATAGCGCCCGGATGTGGCCACCTCGACGTGTCCCAGCAGCACGATCGCGCCGCCGTCGACGCCCGCTCGTGAGAGCCGCTCGATCGTGCGCCTGGCATCCGCACCGTTGCGGTGCACGGCCACCATGTCGGGGATGCCCGCCGCCCGTCCCACGTGCCTGCCTTCCGAGGTCGCCGCAGCCAGCCTACGACGGCCGCTGACCGCCGAGGCCGGACGACCGATCGCCGATGGTGGCGTCCCCGCGAGAACAGGGCACACTGTGGCGTCCACCGAAATGACGACCGCTGGACCCGCGTCGCGGGCCGGCAGGATGGAGTCCCCGGTGTCCGTTCACGTGTCCCCAGGTGCCGCGGCATCGCCGCCACCCACCCCCGTCCCACCACGACGGCCGGTCAACATCCACGACCTGCGCGCCGCGAAGGAGCGGGGCGAGAAGTTCACGATGGTGACCGCGTACGACTACAGCTCGGCGGCGCTGCTCGACGAACTCGGGGTGCCGGTGCTGCTGGTCGGCGACAGCCTGGGCATGGTGGTGCTCGGCTACGACTCGACCGTGCCCGTCACCCTCGACGAGATGCTGCACCACACACGCGCGGTCGCGCGTGGGGCACCGAACGCGATCGTGGTCGGTGATCTGCCGTTCGGTACCTACCAGGACGGCCCGTCGCAGGCCCTGGCGTCCGCGACGAGGATGCTCAAGGAGGCCGGCGCCAACGCGGTCAAGCTCGAGGGCGGGGGCCCCATGGTCGAGGTGACGGCCCACCTCGTCCGCACCGGGATCCCCGTGATGGGACACCTCGGGCTCACCCCACAGTCGGTGAACCAGTTCGGTGGCTTCAAGGTCCAGGGACGCGACGACGCCGCCGCTCAACGGC from Egicoccus sp. AB-alg6-2 harbors:
- the panB gene encoding 3-methyl-2-oxobutanoate hydroxymethyltransferase codes for the protein MSVHVSPGAAASPPPTPVPPRRPVNIHDLRAAKERGEKFTMVTAYDYSSAALLDELGVPVLLVGDSLGMVVLGYDSTVPVTLDEMLHHTRAVARGAPNAIVVGDLPFGTYQDGPSQALASATRMLKEAGANAVKLEGGGPMVEVTAHLVRTGIPVMGHLGLTPQSVNQFGGFKVQGRDDAAAQRLLDDAVDLAEAGAFAIVLECVPSEVGERITAAIDIPTIGIGAGPDTDAQVLVWHDLLGLTSGRLPRFVKPYADLRAEIGAAIKAFASEVADGEYPGPEHTY